A region from the Halobacillus mangrovi genome encodes:
- the pnp gene encoding polyribonucleotide nucleotidyltransferase, translating into MAEEKQVFSIDVAGRTFSVEIGELAKQANGAALIHYGDTTVLSTATGSKEPKDLPFFPLTVNYEERLYAVGKIPGGFIKREGRPSDKAVLASRLIDRPIRPLFPEGFRNDVQVISSVMSVDQDCSSEMAAMLGSSISLGVSDIPFDGPIAGVIVGRVDGEFVINPTIEQQEKSDIDLTVAGTKDAINMVEAGAQEVSEADMLEAIMFGHEEIKRLVAFQEQIIEAVGREKMEVKLFDLDKELKEKVEAEALDSIVSAIKTEEKKAREAAIDEAKQAILTSYEEMEADEETLKQVGAILDDIVKAEVRRLITKENIRPDGRGVDEIRPLTSRVGLLPRTHGSGLFTRGQTQALSVCTLGALGDVQILDGLDLEESKRFMHHYNFPKFSVGETGPIRGPGRREIGHGALGERALEVVIPSESEFPYTIRLVSEVLESNGSTSQASICASTLAMMDAGVPIKAPVAGIAMGLVKSGDDYTILTDIQGMEDALGDMDFKVAGTEKGITALQMDIKIEGLSREILEEALDQAKKGRMEILGHMLGTLPETRNELSQYAPKIMTMKINPDKIRDVIGPSGKQINQIIDDTGVKIDIEQDGTVFISSTDAEMNASAQKIIEDIVREVEVGEVYDGKVKRIEKFGAFVELFKGKEGLVHISEMAEERIGKVEDIVSIGDSLRVKVKEIDNQGRINLSRKAVLIDEKKKEEANTEQ; encoded by the coding sequence ATGGCAGAAGAAAAACAAGTGTTTTCAATTGATGTTGCCGGGCGCACATTTTCTGTTGAAATCGGTGAACTAGCTAAACAGGCAAATGGAGCAGCCCTTATTCATTATGGAGATACAACCGTCCTATCGACCGCTACCGGTTCGAAGGAACCAAAGGATTTGCCATTTTTTCCTTTGACAGTAAATTATGAAGAGCGTCTATACGCTGTAGGTAAAATTCCAGGTGGCTTTATTAAACGTGAAGGCCGTCCAAGCGATAAGGCGGTGCTTGCATCCCGATTGATTGATCGTCCAATACGTCCCCTATTCCCTGAAGGTTTCAGGAATGATGTACAAGTGATCAGCTCAGTAATGAGTGTAGATCAAGATTGTTCCTCAGAAATGGCAGCAATGCTAGGTTCTTCGATCTCATTAGGAGTTTCAGACATTCCTTTTGATGGACCTATTGCGGGTGTAATTGTTGGACGAGTTGATGGAGAATTTGTAATCAACCCAACGATTGAGCAACAGGAAAAAAGCGATATCGACTTAACGGTTGCAGGAACTAAAGATGCCATCAACATGGTAGAAGCTGGTGCTCAGGAAGTATCTGAAGCTGATATGCTCGAAGCTATTATGTTTGGACATGAGGAAATCAAGCGTTTAGTTGCTTTCCAAGAACAAATTATCGAAGCAGTCGGTCGCGAAAAAATGGAAGTGAAGCTGTTCGACCTCGATAAGGAATTGAAAGAGAAGGTTGAAGCTGAAGCGCTAGATTCTATCGTCTCCGCAATTAAGACCGAAGAAAAGAAAGCTCGTGAAGCTGCAATTGATGAAGCAAAACAAGCAATTCTCACTTCCTATGAAGAAATGGAAGCAGATGAGGAGACATTGAAACAAGTAGGGGCGATTCTAGATGACATCGTCAAGGCTGAAGTTCGTCGACTTATCACTAAAGAGAACATTCGTCCAGATGGACGCGGAGTGGATGAAATTCGTCCTTTAACTTCACGTGTAGGACTCCTGCCAAGGACGCATGGTTCAGGACTGTTCACAAGAGGACAAACGCAGGCTCTAAGTGTTTGTACATTAGGAGCACTAGGAGATGTACAGATCCTTGATGGTTTAGATTTAGAGGAATCTAAGCGCTTTATGCACCACTACAATTTCCCGAAATTCTCCGTTGGGGAAACAGGCCCGATTCGTGGACCTGGTCGTCGTGAAATTGGACACGGAGCATTAGGAGAACGTGCACTAGAAGTCGTTATTCCATCTGAAAGTGAGTTCCCATATACCATCCGTCTTGTATCTGAAGTATTGGAGTCAAATGGATCCACATCACAAGCTAGTATTTGTGCAAGTACACTAGCAATGATGGATGCTGGAGTTCCAATCAAAGCTCCTGTCGCTGGTATTGCTATGGGTCTGGTTAAATCAGGTGATGATTACACGATCCTTACAGATATCCAGGGGATGGAAGATGCGCTTGGTGACATGGACTTTAAAGTAGCAGGAACGGAAAAAGGCATTACAGCCCTTCAAATGGACATTAAGATTGAAGGATTATCTCGTGAAATTCTAGAAGAAGCTTTAGACCAAGCTAAAAAAGGCCGTATGGAAATCTTAGGTCACATGCTTGGAACACTCCCAGAAACACGTAATGAACTTTCACAATATGCACCGAAGATTATGACAATGAAGATTAACCCAGACAAAATTCGCGATGTTATCGGACCTAGCGGAAAACAAATCAATCAAATCATTGATGACACTGGGGTCAAGATTGACATTGAACAAGACGGGACAGTCTTTATTTCTTCCACTGACGCTGAGATGAATGCTTCTGCACAAAAGATCATTGAAGATATTGTACGAGAAGTAGAAGTTGGCGAAGTTTATGATGGCAAGGTGAAACGCATTGAAAAGTTTGGCGCTTTCGTCGAGTTGTTTAAAGGAAAAGAAGGACTTGTTCACATTTCAGAAATGGCAGAAGAGCGGATCGGAAAAGTTGAAGATATTGTTTCCATCGGAGATTCGTTGAGAGTCAAGGTTAAGGAAATCGATAACCAGGGTCGTATTAACCTTTCTCGCAAAGCTGTCCTTATCGATGAGAAGAAGAAAGAAGAAGCGAACACCGAACAATAA
- a CDS encoding ClpP family protease, with amino-acid sequence MKDDSSQGQDKGQDKDQSKSSLVDKIQQLGQTNVPQPADSNIHVLPVIGQVEGHVQLPSQNKTTKYEHLIPQLIAIEQNPKIEGLVVLLNTVGGDVEAGLAISEMIASLSKPTVSIVLGGGHSIGVPIAVSADYSFIVETATMTIHPIRMTGLVIGVPQTFEYMDKMQERVVNFVTRHSDVEEEKFKELMFAKGNLTRDIGTNVVGQQAVDHGLINAVGGVKEAMEKLNEMIEASKGNENQVVQ; translated from the coding sequence ATGAAAGACGATTCATCTCAAGGGCAAGATAAAGGACAAGATAAAGACCAGTCAAAGTCCTCTTTAGTTGATAAGATTCAGCAATTAGGACAAACAAATGTCCCGCAGCCTGCAGATTCAAATATTCATGTCTTACCTGTGATCGGCCAAGTGGAGGGGCACGTACAGCTTCCTTCCCAAAACAAAACGACCAAATATGAACATCTCATCCCTCAACTGATCGCAATCGAGCAAAACCCTAAAATTGAAGGATTAGTTGTGTTATTGAACACGGTGGGAGGCGATGTTGAGGCAGGATTGGCTATCTCTGAGATGATTGCTTCACTTTCGAAGCCTACCGTATCCATCGTACTTGGAGGAGGGCATTCAATAGGGGTGCCTATCGCTGTTTCCGCAGACTATTCATTCATCGTCGAAACAGCTACGATGACAATTCACCCAATCCGCATGACCGGGCTTGTGATAGGGGTACCTCAAACGTTTGAATATATGGATAAAATGCAAGAGCGTGTTGTCAATTTTGTAACAAGACATTCAGATGTAGAAGAAGAAAAGTTCAAAGAGCTTATGTTTGCAAAAGGGAATCTAACTAGAGATATAGGAACGAACGTCGTTGGCCAACAGGCTGTCGATCATGGATTGATCAATGCAGTTGGAGGCGTGAAGGAAGCGATGGAAAAATTAAATGAAATGATTGAAGCAAGCAAAGGCAATGAGAATCAGGTGGTCCAATGA
- the dpaA gene encoding dipicolinic acid synthetase subunit A, whose translation MLTGYHVAVIGGDARQIEIIRRLNEWNAIVYLAGFDQLNESFTEAIDLDVDSKQVEKLDAIILPVAGTDDQGRIDGIFTNRLIQLDESWLKNTPEHCTVFTGITNPYLNKLTDKVNRTLIPLMDRDDVAIYNSIPTVEGTLLLIIQHTDFTIHGSQVIILGLGRVGMGLARTFHQLGAEVSVGVRSTKSAARVYEMGLTPINMNDLKTENMECDILINTVPHLVVDSLIIKQLPSHALIVDLASKPGGTDFKFAEKRGIKAILAPGLPGIVAPKTAGRIIADVVSHLLVSQVRKETEDE comes from the coding sequence ATGTTAACAGGTTATCACGTAGCAGTTATAGGGGGAGATGCCCGGCAAATCGAAATCATCCGTCGTCTTAACGAATGGAATGCCATCGTTTATTTAGCCGGTTTCGATCAACTGAACGAAAGCTTCACGGAAGCGATCGATCTGGATGTTGATTCCAAGCAAGTGGAGAAGTTAGATGCCATTATTCTTCCGGTAGCCGGGACGGATGATCAAGGAAGAATCGATGGAATATTCACCAATCGACTAATCCAGCTTGATGAAAGTTGGCTGAAAAACACCCCAGAGCATTGCACGGTTTTTACTGGTATTACCAATCCATATTTAAATAAGTTGACCGATAAAGTTAACCGTACACTGATTCCTTTAATGGATCGTGATGATGTAGCTATTTATAATTCGATTCCCACTGTTGAAGGTACTTTATTATTAATTATTCAACACACTGATTTTACGATCCACGGTTCTCAAGTAATTATTCTTGGGCTCGGTCGTGTAGGAATGGGGCTTGCGAGAACGTTCCATCAGCTTGGAGCAGAGGTTTCCGTCGGAGTTCGATCTACAAAAAGTGCAGCAAGAGTCTATGAGATGGGCTTGACGCCGATTAACATGAATGACCTAAAAACTGAGAACATGGAATGCGACATTTTGATTAACACTGTTCCTCACTTAGTTGTCGACTCTTTAATCATCAAGCAGCTGCCTTCACATGCTTTAATCGTAGATTTAGCATCAAAGCCTGGTGGAACGGATTTTAAATTTGCTGAAAAGCGGGGAATTAAAGCTATCCTTGCTCCAGGGTTGCCTGGTATCGTCGCTCCAAAAACTGCAGGCAGAATTATAGCTGACGTTGTTTCTCATTTGTTGGTAAGCCAAGTTAGAAAGGAGACCGAAGATGAGTAA
- a CDS encoding aspartate-semialdehyde dehydrogenase has translation MSQKNTYNVAVVGATGAVGQKMLETLEDRNFPINELKLLSSSRSAGSKMKYKEQELVVEEATPESFEGIDIALFSAGGSVSKKFAPEAVKRGAVVIDNTSAYRMAQDVPLVVPEVNEADIQNHQGIIANPNCSTIQMVAALEPLRDALGLSRVLVSTYQAVSGAGNEAADELREQSQAFLDGEELDAKVLPVKGDEKHYPIAFNALPQIDVFQENGYTFEEMKMINETKKIMHMPNLSVAATCVRLPFFTSHAESVYIEVEKDGVTVEEVKQLLSQAPGIVLEDDPASQKYPTPLSSAGKRDVFVGRVRRDLDNEHGFHLWVVSDNLLKGAAWNSVQIAERIIANQWL, from the coding sequence ATGAGTCAAAAAAACACTTATAACGTTGCTGTAGTTGGTGCTACAGGAGCCGTTGGGCAGAAAATGCTAGAAACTTTAGAAGATCGTAACTTTCCTATTAATGAATTGAAACTACTTTCCTCCAGTCGTTCGGCTGGTTCGAAGATGAAATATAAAGAACAGGAGCTTGTGGTGGAGGAAGCTACACCTGAGAGTTTCGAAGGAATTGATATAGCTCTCTTTTCCGCTGGGGGATCTGTATCTAAGAAATTTGCTCCAGAAGCAGTAAAACGGGGTGCAGTAGTTATTGACAATACGAGCGCTTACCGTATGGCTCAGGATGTACCCCTGGTCGTTCCAGAAGTCAACGAAGCTGATATTCAAAACCATCAAGGAATTATTGCCAATCCGAACTGTTCCACTATCCAAATGGTAGCGGCTCTTGAACCTCTAAGAGATGCATTAGGACTTTCACGAGTGCTTGTATCTACTTATCAAGCTGTTTCAGGAGCTGGGAATGAGGCTGCAGATGAGCTTAGGGAGCAGTCTCAAGCATTTCTGGATGGAGAAGAACTGGATGCGAAAGTTCTCCCGGTTAAAGGAGACGAAAAACATTATCCGATCGCATTCAATGCCCTTCCTCAAATCGATGTCTTTCAAGAAAATGGCTATACGTTTGAGGAAATGAAAATGATTAACGAAACGAAAAAAATCATGCACATGCCAAATCTATCTGTTGCAGCCACTTGCGTTCGTCTGCCTTTCTTCACATCTCACGCAGAGAGTGTTTATATCGAAGTAGAAAAAGATGGAGTTACTGTGGAAGAAGTGAAGCAATTGCTATCACAGGCACCAGGGATCGTTCTCGAAGATGATCCTGCTAGTCAAAAGTATCCGACACCTCTTAGTTCAGCAGGCAAAAGAGATGTGTTTGTCGGTCGTGTCCGCAGAGATTTGGATAACGAACATGGATTCCATCTATGGGTAGTTTCAGATAATTTATTAAAGGGTGCTGCCTGGAATTCTGTCCAAATTGCAGAACGAATCATCGCAAATCAGTGGCTTTAA
- a CDS encoding YlzJ-like family protein has translation MILYTPLSEHDIFPSQESGEITYQQHKNCPIKCRDMGDGRKQIVQVLSTDPSHYMDPQLQPGQWLDS, from the coding sequence ATGATTTTATATACCCCACTCAGTGAACATGATATATTTCCTTCTCAGGAAAGTGGAGAAATTACCTATCAGCAGCACAAAAATTGTCCAATAAAATGCAGGGATATGGGGGATGGACGAAAACAGATCGTTCAAGTCCTTTCAACAGATCCCTCACACTATATGGATCCTCAATTACAACCGGGACAATGGTTGGACTCGTAA
- the dapA gene encoding 4-hydroxy-tetrahydrodipicolinate synthase: MNFGKVLTAMVTPFDHHGNVDFNKTTVLVEYLLANGSDGLVVTGTTGESPTLCVEEKVALWKHVVKTVNGRAPVIAGAGSNSTEASITLANKAENAGVDAVMLVAPYYNKPSQRGMYEHFKTIAASLRIPVMIYNVPGRSVVRIEPQTIIELAKIPNVVSVKEATGDLDSMAEIIQQTDEHFSLYSGDDNLTLPSYVIGANGIISVSAHVIGNEMQEMLTLYEAGKVKEAASLHRKLLPIFNGMFSAPSPTPVKAALKMKGLDTGGVRLPLVSLTVDEEAFIQNLMDGL, encoded by the coding sequence ATGAATTTCGGGAAAGTCTTAACAGCCATGGTTACCCCTTTTGACCACCATGGAAACGTTGATTTTAATAAGACGACGGTTTTAGTTGAGTATTTACTTGCCAATGGATCTGATGGTTTGGTGGTTACAGGAACAACGGGTGAATCACCAACGCTCTGCGTAGAAGAAAAAGTAGCCCTATGGAAGCACGTTGTTAAAACAGTGAATGGTCGTGCGCCAGTTATTGCAGGTGCGGGAAGCAATAGTACGGAAGCTTCCATCACACTTGCAAATAAAGCAGAGAATGCAGGGGTAGACGCGGTCATGCTCGTAGCCCCTTATTATAATAAACCAAGTCAAAGAGGAATGTACGAACATTTTAAAACAATAGCCGCTTCCTTGCGGATACCAGTTATGATTTACAATGTACCTGGACGTTCGGTCGTACGCATTGAACCTCAAACCATTATCGAGCTAGCAAAAATTCCGAATGTTGTTTCTGTAAAAGAAGCAACAGGTGACCTGGATAGTATGGCGGAAATCATTCAGCAAACAGATGAGCATTTCAGTTTGTATAGCGGGGACGATAATCTCACTCTTCCTTCCTATGTGATCGGAGCAAATGGTATCATATCTGTTTCTGCACACGTGATTGGAAATGAAATGCAGGAAATGCTTACTCTTTATGAAGCAGGAAAAGTAAAAGAGGCCGCTAGTCTCCATCGTAAATTACTCCCTATTTTCAACGGAATGTTCAGCGCTCCATCTCCCACCCCGGTAAAAGCCGCATTGAAAATGAAAGGTCTTGATACAGGAGGAGTACGTTTACCGCTTGTATCTTTAACTGTAGATGAAGAAGCTTTTATTCAAAACTTAATGGATGGTCTATAA
- a CDS encoding dipicolinate synthase subunit B, with translation MSKLKGKVIGFGLTGSHCTYDEVFPVMEELVEMGAKVIPVLSYTVQKTDTRFGDAADHLKKIKEITGEEPIMTIPDAEPLGPKRPLDCMVIAPMTGNSTSKFANALTDSPVLMAAKATLRNGSPVVVAVSTNDALGLNGVNIMKLMATKNIYFVPLGQDHPYKKPNSLVADMTLIPETIEYAIQGIQLQPVLIERYQS, from the coding sequence ATGAGTAAATTAAAAGGTAAAGTAATAGGTTTTGGACTTACAGGATCTCATTGTACCTATGATGAAGTTTTTCCTGTAATGGAGGAACTGGTTGAGATGGGGGCAAAAGTTATACCAGTACTGTCCTATACCGTCCAAAAAACAGATACACGATTTGGGGATGCTGCTGATCATTTAAAAAAGATCAAAGAAATCACTGGTGAAGAACCGATCATGACGATTCCTGATGCTGAACCATTAGGTCCAAAACGACCGCTTGATTGTATGGTAATCGCACCGATGACAGGAAACTCAACTAGTAAATTTGCCAATGCTCTTACAGATTCACCTGTGCTGATGGCAGCTAAAGCTACTCTACGTAATGGAAGTCCAGTAGTAGTAGCTGTTTCCACTAACGATGCTTTAGGGTTAAACGGAGTCAACATTATGAAGTTAATGGCTACAAAAAATATTTATTTCGTACCACTTGGGCAGGATCACCCTTATAAAAAGCCAAATTCACTAGTGGCCGATATGACACTCATCCCTGAAACCATTGAGTACGCTATCCAAGGTATTCAGTTACAACCTGTTCTTATTGAACGTTATCAAAGTTAA
- a CDS encoding YlmC/YmxH family sporulation protein, translating to MRLKSLAKKEVIDVESGAKLGVLGKADLIIDPESGQIESLVILNLSLMGIGSMRKEMVINWEQIITIGEDTILLRKI from the coding sequence ATGAGACTAAAATCATTGGCCAAAAAAGAAGTCATTGATGTGGAGAGTGGAGCCAAGTTAGGTGTTCTCGGTAAAGCTGATTTAATTATAGATCCAGAGAGCGGGCAAATAGAATCTCTTGTCATCTTGAACCTTAGCCTTATGGGGATCGGTTCAATGAGGAAGGAAATGGTTATAAATTGGGAGCAAATCATAACCATTGGAGAAGATACGATTTTATTAAGAAAGATATAG
- the dapG gene encoding aspartate kinase produces MKLLVQKFGGTSVRDTESRSRAITHVKKALNDGYKVVVTVSAMGRKGSPYATDTLLGLIDFPNMNVSPREQDLLMSCGETISSIVFSHELSREGIPSVSLTGAQAGFLTTDDFTKAKIIHMNPSRILHELETYDVVVVAGFQGHTQKGETTTIGRGGSDTTAAALGAALSAEYIDIFTDVEGIMTADPRLVESARPLNVITYNEICNLAYQGAKVIHPRAVEIAMYAKVPIRVRSTYSDLPGTLVSGTKDGNLGKDISDRTVTGIAHILGLTQIKVQSKEDPSKLQSDVFKSMASANISVDFINISPSGVVYTIDSIFTEKATRILKDLGYEPEIKEGCAKVSTVGAGISGLPGVTATIVQSLTDSGIQILQSADSHTTIWVLIKETDLVQAVNALHDAFELNKEVLKGETLT; encoded by the coding sequence ATGAAGCTTCTTGTTCAAAAGTTTGGAGGAACCTCCGTCCGGGATACTGAAAGCAGATCTCGGGCGATTACTCATGTAAAAAAAGCTTTGAATGATGGTTACAAAGTCGTCGTCACTGTTTCTGCTATGGGAAGAAAAGGGAGTCCATATGCAACAGATACGTTGCTGGGGCTCATTGATTTTCCTAATATGAACGTGTCACCAAGGGAACAGGATCTCCTGATGTCCTGTGGTGAGACAATTTCATCGATTGTTTTCTCTCATGAGCTTTCAAGAGAAGGCATCCCTTCGGTCTCGCTTACAGGAGCACAAGCTGGTTTTCTTACCACAGATGATTTTACGAAGGCTAAGATTATTCATATGAATCCTTCAAGAATCCTTCATGAGCTCGAAACGTATGATGTCGTCGTCGTTGCTGGTTTCCAGGGTCATACACAAAAAGGGGAAACCACTACGATTGGCCGTGGAGGAAGTGATACGACAGCAGCTGCTTTAGGAGCAGCTCTGTCTGCGGAATATATAGACATTTTCACAGATGTAGAGGGAATTATGACAGCGGACCCGCGATTAGTCGAGTCCGCCCGTCCCCTCAATGTTATAACGTATAATGAAATTTGCAATTTGGCATACCAGGGTGCTAAAGTGATTCATCCGCGTGCTGTAGAGATCGCGATGTACGCTAAAGTTCCGATCAGGGTTCGTTCCACCTATTCTGATCTGCCAGGTACCCTTGTTTCAGGTACGAAAGACGGCAATCTCGGAAAGGATATTTCCGACAGGACTGTTACGGGTATTGCCCATATCTTAGGACTCACTCAAATCAAGGTTCAGTCAAAAGAAGATCCTTCAAAACTGCAATCTGATGTATTTAAATCCATGGCATCTGCTAATATATCAGTAGACTTCATCAACATATCTCCTAGTGGAGTCGTTTATACAATTGACTCTATTTTCACTGAAAAAGCTACCCGCATTTTAAAAGACCTCGGATACGAACCTGAAATAAAAGAAGGATGTGCGAAAGTATCCACCGTAGGAGCAGGGATATCAGGCTTGCCTGGGGTAACCGCCACAATTGTTCAATCCTTGACCGACTCCGGGATACAAATTCTTCAATCAGCAGATTCACACACCACCATATGGGTGCTGATAAAGGAAACGGACCTTGTTCAGGCAGTTAACGCCCTTCATGATGCATTCGAATTGAATAAGGAAGTTCTGAAAGGGGAAACACTTACATGA
- a CDS encoding polysaccharide deacetylase family protein, with the protein MRLRTVLIISMGFFFLLGIGLVYLVQKPADLTASQNKDPLYLKILEEKDQYEWEAQDARIDSVWKKTPGIVGRRVDVDASYKKMKKKGSFDVNLFVYKLIQPKVSLEDLPASPIYRGHPDKEMVAFLINVSWGEEYLPGMIETLAKHQVKATFFIDGAFANDFTDLVQIIEEQGHTLGSHGYKHKDMGKMSKSEAKLNLEQADEMLFALTKTKIKYFAPPSGSYNQMTVEAASDLGMETILWTVDTIDWQNPTKEVLLQRVMGKLHNGATILMHPTEVTESSLSDLIKKIKKEGYRIGSLPVLLSEER; encoded by the coding sequence ATGAGGTTAAGAACGGTACTAATCATTTCGATGGGCTTTTTTTTCTTATTAGGAATTGGACTAGTTTACCTAGTTCAAAAGCCTGCCGATCTTACGGCAAGTCAAAATAAGGATCCTTTGTATTTGAAAATCCTTGAAGAAAAGGACCAATATGAATGGGAAGCTCAAGACGCCCGCATTGATTCTGTGTGGAAGAAAACGCCGGGTATTGTAGGGCGAAGAGTTGATGTAGACGCATCTTATAAGAAGATGAAGAAAAAAGGAAGCTTCGATGTAAATCTTTTCGTGTACAAGCTGATCCAACCAAAAGTATCTCTTGAAGACCTTCCTGCCTCTCCCATTTACCGTGGACACCCTGACAAAGAGATGGTTGCTTTCTTAATTAATGTCTCCTGGGGGGAAGAGTATTTGCCTGGGATGATTGAAACGCTGGCCAAACATCAGGTCAAGGCCACTTTCTTTATAGACGGTGCGTTTGCAAATGATTTTACTGACCTTGTGCAAATAATTGAGGAACAAGGCCACACGTTAGGAAGTCATGGATATAAACATAAAGACATGGGGAAAATGTCCAAGTCCGAAGCTAAACTAAATTTGGAACAGGCAGATGAAATGTTATTTGCGCTAACAAAAACGAAAATAAAATACTTTGCCCCTCCGTCTGGTAGTTACAATCAGATGACAGTAGAGGCGGCTTCGGATTTAGGAATGGAAACCATACTTTGGACAGTGGATACCATTGATTGGCAGAATCCGACCAAAGAAGTACTCCTGCAACGGGTGATGGGAAAACTTCATAACGGGGCTACCATTCTGATGCATCCGACTGAAGTTACTGAATCAAGCTTGTCTGACTTGATCAAGAAAATCAAGAAAGAAGGGTATAGAATTGGTTCTCTTCCTGTCTTATTAAGTGAAGAACGTTAA